One genomic segment of Ricinus communis isolate WT05 ecotype wild-type chromosome 3, ASM1957865v1, whole genome shotgun sequence includes these proteins:
- the LOC107261189 gene encoding uncharacterized protein LOC107261189 yields the protein MEKDFIALVRRYCEFQLYSDLSHIYATELCNLMSLWPFAAWGINIIGEIKPPSNGHKFIVVAIDYFSKWVEAESFTTVKVKKMARFIESNLIYRYEVPHHIMTGNSIEFMGKTVDLLTEYKIKYQRSSLYRP from the coding sequence ATGGAAAAAGATTTTATAGCTTTAGTAAGGAGATATTGTGAGTTTCAGCTCTACAGTGACTTGAGTCATATATACGCAACTGAACTTTGTAATTTGATGTCTTTGTGGCCTTTTGCAGCTTGGGGAATCAATATCATTGGGGAGATAAAGCCTCCTTCAAATGGTCACAAGTTTATAGTTGTAGCGATCGactatttttctaaatggGTCGAGGCCGAGTCATTCACTACtgtgaaggtaaagaaaatggCTAGATTTATAGAGAGTAACCTGATCTACAGGTACGAGGTCCCGCATCATATTATGACGGGTAATAGCATAGAATTCATGGGTAAAACAGTAGACCTACTAACAGAATACAAGATCAAATATCAAAGGTCTTCTCTGTACAGACCTTAG